A stretch of DNA from Streptomyces gobiensis:
GGGGACGCGGCTGCTGCGGGAGCGCACCTATGCCGCCATAGCGGCGGCCTATCCGGAGCTGGCGCTGGAGTGCCGACGGCAGCTGGCGATGGCGAGGAGGGTCTGACGGCGCCGGCGGAGCAGCCCCGTGCCGAGCGTCGCCGGCCCTGGCGGTGTCCGCTCACCCGCGCGTAAATCGCTCCGCCGTGCTACGAGCCGGATGGCAGACTGCGGTCCGTGACCGACACCGCCGATGCCAATGCCGATGCCGCCATATCCACCGCGCCGCCCAATGTGCCGCCCAATGTGCCGGCCATCCGCCGCCGGGCCAACGCCATACTCATCGCCAGTCAGATCCTCGGCGGCCTCGGCGTAGCGACCGCCCTCGCGCTGGCCGCCGTGCTGGCCGAGGAAGTCAGCGGCTCCAGGGCACTCTCCGGTCTCGCCACCACCTCCTCGGTCATCGGCACCGCGCTGCTCTCCTTGCCGCTCGCCTCGCTGATGGGCGCGCGCGGGCGGCGCGCGGGACTCACCCTCGCCTACCTGATCGCCGCGGCGGGCGGCACCCTCGTGGTGGTCGCCGCCACGCTCGGAAACTTCCCGCTGCTCCTCATCGGCATGGCCGCCTTCGGCGCGGGCAACTCCGCCAATCTCCAGGCCCGCTTCGCCGCGGCCGACCTGGCCGAGCCACAGCGGCGCGGCCGGGCCATCGCCCTGGTCGTGTGGGCCACCACCATCGGGGCCGTCGTCGGGCCGAACATCTCCGCTCCGGCCGGCCACGGCGCCAGCGGCCTGGGCATGCCCCAGGCCGCCGGTCCCTTCCTGCTCGCCACGGTCGTCTTTCTGGTCTCGGCCGTCCTGGTCTGGGCGCTACTGCGGCCCGATCCGCTGCTGACCGCCCGTGCGATCGCCAGTGCCGGGCCGGATGGTCAGCAGTCGCCGGAGGACCGTTCGCTGCGCGCGGGTCTGGCCGCCGTCGCCGCCTCTCCCCGCGCCCGGCTCGCTCTGGTGACCATCGCCGGCTCGCACACCGCGATGGTTTCGGTCATGGTGATGACCCCGGTCGACCTACGGCACCACGGCGCCGGTATCGAGCTGATCGGTCTGGTCATCA
This window harbors:
- a CDS encoding MFS transporter is translated as MPPNVPAIRRRANAILIASQILGGLGVATALALAAVLAEEVSGSRALSGLATTSSVIGTALLSLPLASLMGARGRRAGLTLAYLIAAAGGTLVVVAATLGNFPLLLIGMAAFGAGNSANLQARFAAADLAEPQRRGRAIALVVWATTIGAVVGPNISAPAGHGASGLGMPQAAGPFLLATVVFLVSAVLVWALLRPDPLLTARAIASAGPDGQQSPEDRSLRAGLAAVAASPRARLALVTIAGSHTAMVSVMVMTPVDLRHHGAGIELIGLVISGHIAGMYAFSPLMGWLADRIGRLSVICFALALLACATLLAGTAGPSHTQSAAGLFLLGLGWSAGLVSGSALLTDSVPQAARAAVQGLSDLSMNAAAGAGGALAGLVVAQAGYGWLNAMSAALLLPVAALALFGRVRTRS